GTGGGCATGGTAGGCTCAGACCATTGGTTGGTCTTGAACTGCGAGACAAACAGATCTACGTCCTGTCTGCCGGTTTTCTTGCCGCTGTTGCTGCGCGCGAACACCATGGTGCGGCCCTCATTGGTAAACGCCGGCGAGGCATCATGCATGCCCTGCGCATTTACCGGGCCTTCCAGCAACCTTGCCGGGGAGGTGGCTCCAACCGCGCCGGTATCTGCCAGCATTAAGTAGTATAGGTTCTGGAACCCTTCGCCGTTGCCCAGGTAGCGGGTTTCCTCACGAGTAGACGTGAACAGAAGTTCATTTCCGTTCCGGAGTACCGGCGAAAACTCAGAGGTGGCCGTATTGGTGGCCGGCACGGGCTTTACAATCTGGTACGTGGGGGTATTGATGATAGAAGGCAGCACTTTGAGGTTCTCCACCTCGCGCTGCGCCTGCGCGATAAAGGTTTTGTTGGACGCCACGGCCAGGTAACGCTGCAGCTGCTCGGCGGCCTCATTATATTTGCCGGCGGCTTTGAGGGCCATGCCGTAGCGGAACATGGTCTGCTCGTTTCTCTGCCCTCCGTCAATAGCAGCCTTGTAGTACTGGTCAGTTTGGTTGAGGCGGTTAGACATGCGGTACGCCTCGGCTAGCTTAAAGTTCACGGCCGGGCCGCTTCGTCCTTTTTTGAGGGCGGCCTGGTAGTGCTCAATGGCCAGCTGGTACTCGCCCTGCGCGAAATCCTTGTCGCCTTTTTGCACAGAGCTCCTGAAAGGCCCGCACGCGGCCATGGCCAAAGACAAAGCCAATCCTAGTACCAGTGTTTTGTTCTGTCGCATGATATGCATTCCTATGCCGTTAGGGCGGTTGAACGATGTTCTAAAAATACCGGGCCAGCCAGGTATCTTTTGCGGGCTTCGGCCACTGGTCTCGCAGCGCACCCACGGTTTGTACTAAGGTATCAAAGTAAAGCGTGTCACCAGAGACAGCTCCGGCGGCCACTTCATTTTTCATTTGGGGCATGGGCACGGTCAGCACCTCACCGTTTTTCTGGAACGCCAGGGTGGTACGGTCAAAGAACCCCAGGTTCAACTCCTGCTCCAGCTGGCGTAAAAAGCCCACTGAGGCATCAATGGAACACCCAGACGCCGAGGCCACTTCTTCATTAGTCGCCAAAAACAGGAACCGGCTTTCCCGGAGGTCATAAGAGGCCTGTAAGCCAGCACCATGGCTGCTCCACTCCGTTACGAAAGCCAGGAGCCGCTGGTTCAGCTGCTCTTCTTCTTCCTGGGTAAGTGGTCTACTAAGCTGGTATACCCACATGCGGCTATGCGGCGGCAATTGATGAAAAGGAACGTACATGGTACTAATGTGCTAATTATTTAATGTGCTGATGTGCTACGTCTTCAAAGGGACAAGTATCCACACTATTAATCTATCCTGGTAAACGAAGTTGCCTTTTGGGCCTGTTTTCTGTAAAACGTGCTCAAAAGGCAATTTAGTTTTTTTGCTGATTTAATTGCAGCTTATTGATGAGAACCTTTGCCAGGTATGTATCAAGTAGCGCGTAGTATGTAGTATGTAGCGCGACTTAGTTGGCAAAAGCCCCCTTCCTTCCCGCAAGTTTTCAACTTGTGGGTAGCATTGGTGGAAGTTTTCAATTTCCTTATACCTTAATCTCAAAGCAAGTTGAAAACTTGCGCCATACAAAGCTCCAAGTTAAAAACTTGAAGCAGGGTTTATCACATGGGATAATTGTGCTACGTGACACGAAATACGTGCTACCAACTACCCGTTCAACCCTTCGGCCTGGGCAATCAATTCAGCAATGTCAAATACCTGCACGGAGTCTTCTTTGTTCTGGCTTTTTACGCCGTCAGACATCATGGTCATGCAGAACGGACAAGCAGAGGCAATGATGGTGGCGCCGGTGCCAATGGCTTCCTCGGCGCGCTCTACGTTAATGTCTTTGCTGCCGGGCTCGGGTTCTTTCCACATCTGGGCACCACCGGCACCGCAGCAAAGGCCATTGGCGCGGCTGCGTTTCATCTCCACTAAGTCAGCGTCCAGGGCGGCTAATACCTCTCTGGGGGCTTCATAGATGTTGTTGGCGCGGCCCAGGTAGCAACTGTCATGGAACGTGATGCGCTTGCCTTTGAAGGCTCCGCCGCCTTGCACTTTCACCTTGCCCTCATTGATGAGGTTCTGCAAAAACGTGGAGTGGTGGATCACTTCATAGTTTCCGCCCAGGGCCGGGTACTCGTTCTTAATGGTATTGAAGCAGTGCGGACAGGCCGTCACAATGGTTTTAATGCCATAGCCGTCTAATGTAGCGATATTGGTCATGGCCTGCATCTGGAACAGGAACTCATTGCCGGCGCGTTTGGCGGGGTCTCCGGTGCAGGTTTCTTCCATGCCCAGCACGGCGTAGCTGATGCCCACGTGGTCCAGAATACGAACGAAGTCGCGGGTCACTCTTTTATAGCGGTCGTCAAAGGAGCCGGCGCAGCCTACCCAGAATAACACCTCAGGGGTTTCTCCTCGGGCGGCCAGATCAGCCATGACGGGTACTTGTATCTGTTTTTTCTCTGACATAGAGGTAATGTGCTAATTAGATGATGTGCTTGTGTGCTAATTTATTCGGCATGCCGCACAAAAGCTAATGCGCGTTAGGGTATTTCTGTTTTAGGCCTAGTTTTTAGAAACCGTGTACAAATCATTGGCCCAGTTAAAGCGGTCACTAGGCGAGAAGGCCCAGGGAGCCCCGTTGTTCTCAATATTGTTGAACATGGTATTGAGGGCTGCCGGTGCCGCCGATTCTTCCAGCACCAGGTAACGGCGCATGTCCATGATGGTAGACAGCTGGTCTATGTTGACCGGGCAGGACTCCACGCAGGCATTGCAGGTAGTACAAGCCCAAAGCTCCTCGGGGGTCACATAGCCGCGCAGCAGGGTGCGTTCCTCGGTGGCCTTTACGCGCTCAGACTCCTCTTTGTAATGGGCCGGCGAGAAAATGAGCGGCGACTCGCCTTTCTCCTCCATCCGGTCACGGGTATCCATCACAATCTTACGCGGCGATAACAGTTTGCCGGTGAGGTTGGCTGGGCACACGCTCGTACAACGGCCGCACTCGGTGCAGGTATAGGAGTCCATGAGCTGTTTCCAGGAGAGGTCCTCCACGTCCTGGGCCCCGAACTTCTGCGGCTGGGCTCCCTCGGGGGCCGGCGGCACCACGTAGCTGGGGTCCAGCATGGCTTTTATTTCATGGGTAATGCTTTCCACGTTGCTGAACTGGCCCTTCGGCTCCAGCTTGGTGTAGTACACATTGGGGAACGCCATGATAATATGGAAGTGCTTGGAACTGGGCAGGTAGTTCATGAACGCCAGAATGCCAATGATGTGCACCCACCAGCCAATGCCGGCAATAAGGGCCAGGGAAGACAAATCACTGCCAAACAGGTTGACCATGCTGGCCGTGACCGGGAAGGTGCCGGGCAATTCAGTACTGTTGAGTTGGGCTATTTTCTGGTCAGCTATGTTAAACGCGAAGAGAGCGAACATAAGCACTATCTCAGTGACCAGAATCACGTTGGCGTCCATCTTGGGCCAGGCGCGCATCTCTGGGCCACGGGTGAGGCGGGGCACCTTGGTCACGTTGCGGCGCACCAAAAAGATAATACAGGCTACTACCACCAAGGCACCCAGCACTTCGTTCACGGCCATGAGCACGTCATAGGCCGGGCCCAGCACCCCAAAGGCGCGGTGTGTGCCGAAGATGCCGTCAATGAAGATTTCCAGCACTTCAATGTTAATAACCAGGAAGCCCACGTACACAAAGAGGTGTAAAAAGGCGGGCCATGGGCGCTTGAACATTTTTTGCTGGCCAAAAGCCACCAATAAAACGGCGTTGATACGCTCAGACACGTTGCCGGAGATGTCTTTGTCGCGGCCCAGGTTAATGTTGCGGGTGATCTTGCGTATCTGCCACACAAACAGACCGATACCCAGAATAGCTACTAAAAGAAAGGCGATGGTATGAATCACGGGAGGGGTGGTTAGCGTTAGAATCTGCTTCTACTACGAACGAATTTAGTAAAGTATTCTGAAATGGGTATAAAAGATTTTTTGCCGGAAGTTTTGCAAATGTGGTCTGGCTGCTTACCTTTGCATACTTTTTAACCACAACGGTAACAAAAGGTGCTGGTGATGTAGCTCAGTCGGTAGAGCAAAGGACTGAAAATCCTTGTGTCGTTGGTTCGATTCCAATCATCACCACCAGCATAAACCTCCTTAGGAAACTAGGGAGGTTTTTTTATGCCTTATTATCAGTACCCATACCTAGTGAGGCAAGATGAGGCTGGGACAATATATTTAAAAGGCTAATCTACCAGAATTCTAAAACATAGGCTCCGCCGTTCTTTTTTTAGGGCACTGCTGCTTTGTAATATAGAAAAGCAGCACGGCCCTGCTTCCATTATCTGTTTTATTA
This Rufibacter radiotolerans DNA region includes the following protein-coding sequences:
- a CDS encoding (Fe-S)-binding protein, which encodes MADLAARGETPEVLFWVGCAGSFDDRYKRVTRDFVRILDHVGISYAVLGMEETCTGDPAKRAGNEFLFQMQAMTNIATLDGYGIKTIVTACPHCFNTIKNEYPALGGNYEVIHHSTFLQNLINEGKVKVQGGGAFKGKRITFHDSCYLGRANNIYEAPREVLAALDADLVEMKRSRANGLCCGAGGAQMWKEPEPGSKDINVERAEEAIGTGATIIASACPFCMTMMSDGVKSQNKEDSVQVFDIAELIAQAEGLNG
- a CDS encoding (Fe-S)-binding protein; this translates as MIHTIAFLLVAILGIGLFVWQIRKITRNINLGRDKDISGNVSERINAVLLVAFGQQKMFKRPWPAFLHLFVYVGFLVINIEVLEIFIDGIFGTHRAFGVLGPAYDVLMAVNEVLGALVVVACIIFLVRRNVTKVPRLTRGPEMRAWPKMDANVILVTEIVLMFALFAFNIADQKIAQLNSTELPGTFPVTASMVNLFGSDLSSLALIAGIGWWVHIIGILAFMNYLPSSKHFHIIMAFPNVYYTKLEPKGQFSNVESITHEIKAMLDPSYVVPPAPEGAQPQKFGAQDVEDLSWKQLMDSYTCTECGRCTSVCPANLTGKLLSPRKIVMDTRDRMEEKGESPLIFSPAHYKEESERVKATEERTLLRGYVTPEELWACTTCNACVESCPVNIDQLSTIMDMRRYLVLEESAAPAALNTMFNNIENNGAPWAFSPSDRFNWANDLYTVSKN